Proteins co-encoded in one Candidatus Polarisedimenticolaceae bacterium genomic window:
- a CDS encoding alkaline phosphatase family protein produces the protein MPTRFLIRSLAVLVLATAAVAASPQGKVVILGFDGADARLVEQWMGEGKLPNLAKLKDEGTYTALQPTNPPQTPVSWSSFATGTSPGKTRIFDFLMRNPADYLPDFAMNSESKRAFLFGERNALVVGLLAGAALGLVAFGILLLFRVRWGTRLASAVAAGLVLGIPAGFVTRQFIPVEVPDAINHRHGETMWELASKAGRRVQVIRVPATFPAENVGDGHMLSGLGVPDMRGRVGTPTFYTSDPTFEPGGGTGNEFSLELVRLAEHRGTIETRVLGPLNKPFYDYVVDRKTAGIADRRAQAEAKRKIRQELDDADVPRRLDVPMKLTVTDDALTVALSGQTQTLKVGEWSDWFVIDFPVNWLVDRAAPLKGMGRFKLLKLSPNVELYLSPVNFHPDCHPVAFSWPPSYSTALRKRFGLFKTIGWPEDTWSLPSGVGDENLFLEDMNFTLAKDEEIMKGLLGDGKDDLYIHIFYFTDRIGHLFWRFLDPGHPAYDPAKAARYAPEVLKAYQRMDAIVGEARALAGPDATFIVCSDHGFSSFRRGVNINTWLVRNGFMTLKGQTSDVATLEKLFDTRDLFQNVDWTRTKAYALGLGSIYVNLVGREKGGVVMPGAEYEQVRRGIKEGLEGLVDPETGDHPVAKVWTREEMYSEFEPDLIPDLRAGNSLNYRVSWQTSLGGVPPNVLEPNTKAWSGDHCSNDPSLVRGILFCNKKLTRPNPAMIDLAPTVMKSLGLPVPAAMDGKPLF, from the coding sequence GTGCCGACGCGTTTCCTGATCCGATCGCTCGCCGTCCTCGTCCTCGCGACTGCGGCGGTCGCCGCTTCCCCTCAGGGGAAGGTCGTGATCCTGGGGTTCGACGGCGCCGACGCGCGGCTCGTCGAGCAGTGGATGGGGGAGGGCAAGCTCCCGAATCTCGCGAAGCTCAAGGACGAGGGAACCTACACGGCGCTCCAGCCGACGAATCCGCCGCAGACGCCGGTCTCCTGGTCGTCGTTCGCCACGGGGACGAGCCCGGGCAAGACGCGCATCTTCGATTTTCTCATGCGGAACCCGGCCGACTATCTTCCCGATTTCGCGATGAACTCGGAATCGAAGCGCGCGTTCCTCTTCGGCGAGAGGAACGCTCTCGTCGTCGGCCTCCTTGCGGGCGCCGCCCTCGGGCTCGTCGCCTTCGGCATCCTCCTCCTCTTCCGCGTGCGCTGGGGAACGCGCCTCGCGAGCGCCGTCGCCGCGGGGCTCGTGCTCGGGATTCCGGCCGGCTTCGTGACGCGCCAGTTCATCCCCGTCGAGGTGCCCGACGCGATCAACCACCGGCACGGCGAGACGATGTGGGAGCTCGCGTCGAAGGCCGGCCGCCGCGTCCAGGTCATCCGCGTCCCGGCGACGTTCCCGGCGGAGAACGTCGGCGACGGGCACATGCTGTCGGGTCTCGGCGTCCCCGACATGCGCGGGCGCGTGGGGACGCCGACTTTCTACACCTCGGATCCGACGTTCGAGCCGGGAGGCGGCACCGGCAACGAGTTCAGCCTCGAGCTGGTCCGTCTCGCCGAGCACCGCGGGACCATCGAGACCCGCGTCCTCGGCCCTCTCAACAAGCCGTTCTACGACTACGTCGTCGACAGGAAGACGGCGGGGATTGCCGACAGGCGCGCGCAGGCGGAGGCGAAGCGCAAGATCCGTCAGGAGCTCGACGACGCCGACGTCCCGCGTCGTCTGGATGTCCCGATGAAGCTCACGGTGACCGACGACGCCCTGACGGTCGCGCTCTCCGGGCAGACGCAGACGCTCAAGGTCGGCGAATGGAGCGACTGGTTCGTCATCGACTTCCCGGTGAACTGGCTCGTCGATCGCGCGGCGCCGCTCAAGGGGATGGGCCGCTTCAAGCTCCTCAAGCTGAGCCCGAACGTCGAGCTGTACCTGTCGCCGGTGAACTTCCACCCCGATTGTCATCCGGTGGCGTTCTCGTGGCCTCCGTCCTACTCGACGGCTCTCCGCAAGCGCTTCGGCCTCTTCAAGACGATCGGATGGCCGGAGGACACGTGGTCGCTTCCCTCCGGCGTCGGCGACGAGAACCTCTTCCTCGAGGACATGAACTTCACCCTCGCGAAGGACGAGGAGATCATGAAGGGCCTCCTCGGGGACGGGAAGGACGACCTCTACATCCACATCTTCTACTTCACCGACCGGATCGGGCATCTCTTCTGGCGATTCCTCGACCCCGGCCATCCGGCATACGACCCGGCCAAGGCCGCGCGCTACGCGCCCGAGGTGTTGAAGGCGTACCAGAGGATGGACGCGATCGTCGGCGAAGCGCGCGCGCTCGCCGGTCCCGACGCAACGTTTATCGTCTGCTCCGATCACGGGTTCTCGTCGTTCCGGCGCGGGGTCAACATCAACACGTGGCTCGTCCGGAACGGGTTCATGACGCTCAAGGGTCAGACGAGCGACGTCGCGACGCTCGAGAAGCTCTTCGACACGCGCGATCTCTTCCAGAACGTCGACTGGACGCGGACGAAGGCGTACGCCCTCGGTCTCGGGAGCATCTACGTCAACCTCGTCGGCCGCGAGAAGGGCGGCGTCGTCATGCCCGGGGCCGAATACGAGCAGGTGCGGCGCGGGATCAAGGAAGGGCTCGAGGGGCTCGTCGATCCCGAGACCGGCGACCATCCGGTCGCGAAGGTCTGGACGCGCGAGGAGATGTACTCGGAGTTCGAGCCGGACCTGATCCCCGATCTCCGCGCCGGCAACTCCTTGAACTACCGCGTGTCGTGGCAGACGAGCCTCGGCGGCGTGCCGCCGAACGTCCTCGAGCCGAACACGAAGGCGTGGTCGGGCGATCACTGCTCGAACGATCCGAGCCTGGTCCGCGGAATTCTCTTCTGCAACAAGAAGCTCACGCGGCCGAACCCCGCCATGATCGATCTCGCGCCGACGGTCATGAAATCGCTCGGCCTACCCGTGCCCGCCGCGATGGACGGCAAGCCGCTTTTCTGA
- a CDS encoding S41 family peptidase: MRRSRVVLLVCSLSVVLFLLASGAALKAGVGEGTFKQMLTFSEVLSYAIDNYVDPVDTEKLMHGAYEGLMGGLDAHSAYLTADEVTEWNKTPAAADHADPGMTVLKTGPVLQVVAVAPGSPADTAKIAVGDQLRKIDGHSIRQLSLDQALRLLRGAPGSTVEVELLRTKDFTREMLKLDRALRSDPPYVLEINDKIAVLKVRDLDRIPNDGLLSDIAGLKEKGVDRILVDLRDVASTDTRRAATVADLFVAGDVLRLKDRSGRAIETLAAKGKPAWSGRVAVLVNGATAGAGEGLAVILQERRKAPVYGEGTFGLGTEPKLIALPEGGGLLVPGYVWETMVGKRWNADGVTPDKVVKSDSRSDGDDEQLRNTLEDFGKPESPEAAPKAA, from the coding sequence ATGCGTCGTAGCCGGGTCGTCCTTCTGGTCTGCTCGCTGTCGGTCGTTCTCTTCCTCCTCGCGAGCGGGGCCGCCCTCAAGGCCGGCGTCGGCGAAGGCACCTTCAAGCAGATGCTCACGTTCTCGGAGGTCCTCTCCTACGCGATCGACAACTATGTCGACCCGGTCGACACCGAGAAGCTGATGCACGGCGCGTACGAGGGGCTGATGGGCGGCCTCGACGCCCACAGCGCCTACCTGACCGCCGACGAAGTCACCGAGTGGAACAAGACGCCGGCGGCCGCCGACCACGCCGATCCCGGCATGACCGTCCTCAAAACCGGGCCGGTCCTGCAGGTCGTGGCGGTCGCGCCGGGCTCGCCCGCCGACACCGCGAAGATCGCCGTCGGCGATCAGCTCCGCAAGATCGACGGCCATTCGATCCGGCAGCTCTCTCTCGACCAGGCGCTCCGTCTCCTCCGCGGCGCCCCCGGATCGACGGTCGAGGTCGAGCTGCTCCGCACGAAGGACTTCACGCGCGAGATGCTCAAGCTCGATCGCGCGCTCCGCTCCGACCCGCCGTACGTCCTCGAGATCAACGACAAGATCGCCGTGCTCAAAGTGCGCGACCTCGATCGAATCCCGAACGACGGCCTGCTCTCCGACATCGCCGGCCTGAAGGAAAAGGGTGTCGACCGCATCCTCGTCGATCTCCGCGACGTCGCCTCGACCGACACGCGCCGCGCGGCGACCGTCGCCGATCTCTTCGTCGCCGGCGACGTCCTGCGCCTCAAGGACCGGAGCGGCCGCGCCATCGAGACGCTCGCGGCGAAGGGCAAGCCCGCGTGGTCGGGCCGCGTCGCCGTCCTCGTCAACGGCGCGACCGCCGGAGCGGGTGAAGGGCTCGCGGTGATCCTCCAGGAGCGCCGGAAGGCGCCGGTTTACGGCGAGGGCACGTTCGGGCTCGGCACCGAGCCGAAGCTGATCGCGCTCCCCGAGGGCGGCGGTCTCCTCGTCCCCGGCTACGTGTGGGAGACGATGGTCGGCAAGCGCTGGAACGCCGACGGTGTCACCCCGGACAAGGTCGTGAAGTCCGACTCGCGAAGCGACGGGGACGACGAGCAGCTCAGGAACACGCTCGAGGATTTCGGCAAGCCGGAGTCGCCGGAGGCGGCGCCCAAGGCGGCGTGA
- a CDS encoding peptidoglycan DD-metalloendopeptidase family protein, which translates to MKREALAATLVLATVVLADDAATRRRLSLEQETVRLSKEMEALAAKERGVLGDVTRLDARLAVERLKLEEASASLAAAEQRLAHGESVAAGLEADVRASAPLAASRLRAIYERGPTAVLAQFVLPADAATGLDGLRYASYLARRDGRQIAAWRASAQRLTDEQAALAAERARLTTQRDDAARQKAELEATRTSRETLLDRIRDDREQHERAIGELDAAAANLGSLVGSIDEAPAAPLDVRKFRGLLPWPADGRVSSGFGNVVHPRFKTEVPHPGLDIDAPEGAPFHAVFDGRVAFAAPLHGYGLTVVVDHGNGVASVYAHAGVLLVQAGDAVTKGEDLGRVGDSGSLRGPYLYFEMRASGKPEDPSEWLRKR; encoded by the coding sequence ATGAAGCGCGAGGCGCTCGCCGCCACGCTCGTCCTCGCCACGGTCGTCCTCGCCGACGACGCGGCGACCCGCCGTCGTTTGTCGCTCGAGCAGGAGACGGTGCGACTCTCGAAGGAGATGGAGGCGCTCGCGGCGAAGGAGCGCGGCGTCCTCGGGGACGTCACGCGCCTCGACGCGCGGCTCGCGGTCGAGCGGCTGAAGCTCGAGGAGGCTTCCGCCAGCCTCGCGGCGGCGGAGCAGCGCCTCGCGCACGGCGAGAGCGTCGCCGCGGGACTCGAGGCGGACGTCCGGGCGTCGGCGCCGCTCGCGGCGTCACGCCTGCGTGCGATCTACGAGCGCGGACCGACGGCCGTGCTCGCGCAATTCGTGCTGCCCGCCGACGCCGCGACCGGTTTGGACGGCCTCCGTTATGCGTCGTACCTCGCACGGCGCGATGGTCGGCAGATCGCCGCGTGGCGCGCCAGCGCGCAGCGGCTCACGGACGAGCAGGCAGCGCTCGCCGCCGAGCGCGCGCGTCTGACGACGCAGCGCGACGACGCGGCGCGTCAGAAGGCGGAGCTCGAAGCGACACGGACTTCGCGCGAGACCCTTCTCGACCGGATCCGCGACGATCGCGAGCAGCACGAGCGCGCGATCGGCGAGCTCGACGCCGCGGCGGCGAACCTCGGAAGCCTCGTCGGCTCGATCGACGAGGCGCCGGCGGCGCCCCTCGACGTGCGCAAGTTCCGTGGACTCCTCCCGTGGCCCGCGGACGGACGAGTCTCGTCCGGATTCGGGAACGTCGTCCACCCGCGCTTCAAGACCGAGGTCCCGCACCCCGGTCTCGACATCGACGCCCCGGAAGGAGCGCCGTTCCACGCGGTGTTCGACGGACGGGTCGCCTTCGCCGCACCGCTCCACGGCTACGGTCTGACCGTCGTCGTCGATCACGGGAACGGCGTCGCGAGCGTCTACGCGCATGCCGGGGTGCTCCTCGTCCAGGCCGGGGACGCGGTGACGAAGGGTGAGGACCTCGGCCGGGTGGGGGATTCGGGCTCGCTTCGAGGTCCATATTTGTATTTCGAGATGCGCGCCTCCGGAAAGCCCGAAGATCCTTCCGAATGGCTACGCAAACGCTGA